The Salmo salar chromosome ssa19, Ssal_v3.1, whole genome shotgun sequence DNA window TATTACtaagagaaaaaaataataattgggaACTGCAAAGAACCATTGAAGGGCTCAAAGGGTTCTTTGGGCCAGTATGGTTCTGCATAGAAACATCACCCTTCCGAAAGAACCCTCATATTGAAGTGTGTACTGACATGTACCAGCAGATGGGGTCACCGTGGCAATGGTAAGATGTGTTTTCAACCAGCAAACGTTGATTTTCTTTTCAACTCCtcataacacacccacacacaccgctGATGGAAAATAGACCGTACCAACACACAGCTGATGGAAAATAGACCGTACCAACACACAGCTGATGGAAAATATACCGTACCAACACACAGGTGATGGAAAATAGACCGTACCAACATACAGCTGATGGAAAATAGACCGTACCAACACACAGCTGATGGAAAATAGACCGTACCAACACACAGCTGATGGAAAATAGACCGTACCAACACACAGCTGTCAGTAACACATTTAgttggaaaaataaataaaaacaacagaaaTAAACGACTTTATATATCACAAATCTACAATAAACCATCACATaatttaaaacacacacatatatatatatatatatatatatatatatatatatatatatatatattttgattcaTATTTCCATAATGTAACAGCTAAACAGTTGATCAGTTCATCAATACATTACAAATCAATCAGTTCATCAATACATTACAAATCAATCATTTCATCAATATTCAGAACTACAATAAATTCTGTTAGTACACCAGAAGGATCGCTACAATCATAGAGTCGACACTCAGCAATGACATACACTCGCTGCGTCCCAAATGTctcactattccctacataggctCTGATTGaacgtagtgcactatctagggaatacgGTGTCATTTAAGACGCGTGATGATCAGACAGGAAAACAGTGATCACGGAAGAATTGATGTTCGGAAAACAAGTGTTGCTCAATAGTTGTGGATTGTTCTGTGTTGCGAAAGGGGTCTGATGCGTGTGGACATGCACACTGgcacacatacaaacagtaaaCTGGGGCAGGGCCATGTAAGGTGCTGAAAGGACAATTAACACaattgagagagggaaagagagaaagagggggaggagagagggaaagggagaaagagggggaggagagagggaaagggaggaagggagagagggaaagggaggaagagggggaggagagagggaaagggaggaagagggggaggagagagggaaagggaggaagaggggtggagagagggaaagggaggaagagagggaggagagagggaaagggaggaagagggggaggagagagggaaagggaggaagagagggaggagagagggaaagggaggaagagggggaggagagagggaaagggaggaagagagggaggagagagggaaagggagaaagagggggtggagagagggaaagggaggaagagggggaggagagagggaaagggaggaagagggggaggagagagggaaagggaggaagagagggaggagagagggaaagggaggaagaggggatggaggggaccACATTTTCACAATCCTCATTGTTTAAAGAAATAAAAAGGAAAGTCACCAACTGAAACTGTTTCACATTCTGTGTTTTCTACGGCTCAATGGAAAACTTCTCTAAATTCATAAATACAAAACactaacccacacacacacacacacacacacacacacacacacacacacacacacacacacacacacacacacacacacacacacacacacacacacacacacacacacacacacacacacacacacacacgagttacAGTAGATAGAAAGGTGGTAGCGTAGAACCCTGCAGAGGAGGAAAGAAGCGACCCACAGACAGCTGTGTCACACATTGTCCAACTGCACAACATCCACGGGTTCTCTTACAGCAAGCCCCGCCCCTTTACTGCTGTTATTGGCTGGGTTGCCTCGGGAACCTTGTCTTTGTagcagggagatggaggaggggctAGAGGTAGACGTGAGTACGATGGCAGGAATCAGGTCGGTTAGGCATGTGGAAGACCCACGCCCACTAACACCTTGAGATGACTTCTCCTCTCTGACATCatccagctacagagagagacagtgtgatgtCATTCTCACTGCATAATACCATTACATTGATTCATTGATTGGCTGATTGACTGTGTTTGAACTATACAGTACAAGTCTATACATCTGCAGTCACTAATGGGACAGGCACCTGGACAGAACTATCACTACAGGATTGGACAGGGCATTGGGAAGATGCATTTGACTGGCCAGGATACTTTTATTTGATTTCAcctgtatttaaccaggtaggccagttgagaacaagttctcatttacaactgcggcctggccaagataaagcatagcagtgcaacaaaaacaacaacacagggttacacataaacaaacgtacagtcaataacacaatagaaacatctatgtacagtgtgtgcaaatgtagaagagtagggaggtaaggaaataaataggccatagaggcaaaataattacaatttagcattaacactggagtgatagatgtgcagatgaaaatgtgcaagtagagatactgtggtgcaaaagagcaagaggataagtaacaatatggggatgaggtagctgggtgtgctatttacagactTACAGTAGCAGGAAGGATATTGGTCAAACCAACGATCTCAGACATGGAGATGTCCTCTGGCTCTGTCAACGTCTGGAAAGGTGAAACATGgtcagcacagacagacagacagacagacagacagacagacagacagacagacagacagacagacagacagacagacagacagacagacagacagacagacagacagacagacagacagacagacagacagacagacagacagacagacagacagacagacagacagacagacagacagacagacagacagacagacagacaggagacgaaGGCCTTAACAGCGTAGTCATATGATAGCTGCATGTAGTGTATCACATGGGGATTACAAGCACCAGATTACCAGATTACAGAACAActagttcgtgtgtgtgtgtgtgtgtgtgtgtgtgtgtgtgtgtgtgtgtgtgtgtgtgtgtgtgtgtgtgtgtgtgtgtgtgtgtgtgtgtgtgtgtgtgtgtgtgtgtgtgtgtgtgtgtgtgtgtgtgtggcagtggatGATATAAGGAGAACTATAATAGAGAAACTGActatagtgtgagagagagtagtggGGAGTTTTAGCTCAGTGGTCTATTGTGATTGTGAAACACACAGTAAACATAGGATCAATACCTAAACTctaggtacagatgtaggatcttaatttgaggatGTTTGCTACAGCATGAAAGATAATCCTGCAGAAAcataattattatgtggattattatTGATGAACATTTTTGccggggttgatacattttccgtAAGGGAAACTCAAGTCTCAAATTTGGAAAGTGGAAActccagaagcctttttaaacctggaAAGTTGTCCTGCAACAGGTGATCAAAtgtagatcctacatctgtattgaacctagacacacacacacacacacacacattctgacaCTCACAGTGACGTGTTGCAGGCGGCCGACAGCAGGGTCAGAGGGGGACTGAGAAGCTGCTTTCTCAAACGCTCCTGAGTCGCGACCTTTCACCTTCAGGGAGCAATGACCTTTTGACCTCTGGGAGAAGGTGGGGTGGAGCTGGGTGACATCACTGGACACCTGACGACTGGCCGGACGAGAGGAGTGTTGCGCCTCCGTGTCCGTAAATGcctgacagacagacggacggacggacggacggacggacggacggacaccgacagacacacagacacagacacacacaaatcagaGATATACATTTGATGTAGCACTCATTTACATATAGATTTTTGTCAGCTAGCAGATGCAGTTAGTGCAGTCATCTACTgtaggtaagacaaccacatatcacagtcatctactgtaggtaagacaaccacatatcacagtcatctactgtaggtaagacaaccacatatcacagtcatctactgtaggtaagacaaccacatatcacagtcatctactgtaggtaagacaaccacatatcacagtcatctactgtaggtaagacaaccacatatcacagtcatctactgtaggtaagacaaccacatatcacagtcatctactgtaggtaagacaaccacatatcacagtcatctaCTGTAGGTAAGaccaccacatatcacagtcatctactgtaggtaagacaaccacatatcacagtcatctaCTGTAGGTAAGaccaccacatatcacagtcatctactgtaggtaagacaaccacatatcacagtcatctactgtaggtaagacaaccacatCACAGTCATCTACTgtaggtaagacaaccacatCGCAGTCATCTACTGTAGGtaagacaaccacacatcacagtcaTCTACTgtaggtaagacaaccacatatcacagtcatctactgtaggtaagacaaccacacatcacagtcaTCTACTGTAgataagacaaccacatatcacagtcatctactgtaggtaagacaaccacatCACAGTCATCTACTGTAGGTAAGaccaccacatatcacagtcatctaCTGTAGGTAAGaccaccacatatcacagtcatctactgtaggtaagacaaccacatCACAGGCATCTACTgtaggtaagacaaccacatatcacagtcatctactgtaggtaagacaaccacatatcacagtcatctaCTGTAGGTAAGACCACCACATCACAGTCATCTACTgtaggtaagacaaccacatatcacagtcatctactgtaggtaagacaaccacatCACAGTCATCTACTGAAGGTAAGAccacattctgtatacttctggcccttctttggacactgtgttaccaaacctccagacaagcttcaatgccatacaactctccttccgtggcctccaactgttcttaaatacaagtaaaactaaatgcatgctcttcaactgattgctgcttgcacccgcccgcccaactagcatcactactctggatggttctgacttagaatatgtggacaactacaaatacctaggtgtctggttagactgtaaactctccttccagactcacattaagcatctccaatccaaaattaaatctagaatcggattcctatttcgcaacaaagcctccttcactcatgctgccaaacgtaccctagtaaaactgaccatcctactgatcctcgacttcgacgatgtcatttataaaataacctccaacactctactcagcaaattggatgcagtctatcacagtgccatccgttttgtcaccaaagccccatattctacccaccactgcgacctgtatgcactTGTTgtctggccctcactacatatccgtcgccaaacccactggctctaggtcatctataagtcgttgctaggtaaagccccgccttatctcagctcactggtcaccatagcagcacccatccgcagcacgcgctccagcaggtatatctcactggtcacccccaaagccaattcctcctttggatgcctttccttccagttctctgctgccaatgagtggaacgaactgcaaaaatcactgaagctggagactcatatctccctcactagctttaagcaccagctgttagagcagctcacagatcactgcacctgcacatagcccacctgtacatagcccacccaactacctcatcccccatactgttatttattttgctcctttgcaccccagtatcgctacttgcacactcatcttttgcacatctatcaccccagtgtttaatttgccatactaTAATAATtacgccactatggcctatttattgcctcacctcccttatcctacctcatttgcacacactgtatatagactttctggGATTATTTGAGCGTTGTGGGATTATTTGAGATACTGTTTGAAGACGTAGGTTTTCAGATGTTTTCGGGAAGATGGGCAGCTGTCCTGGCGTTAGGAAGAAGCTCGTTCCACCCTTGGGGCGCCAGGACAAAGAAGAGCTTAGACTAGGATGAGCCAGAGCTGGCCCCTCATAGGGGTGGGAGTGCCAAGAGGACTCCAAAAatttaaagagagagaggcaggaagacTCACTGATTCGCTGTCGGACAGGGAGGACTGGCGGGGCTTGCCAGTCTTACCGGGGTCAGATGTTGTACTGGTGAGGGTTGATCGACGGGTGGAGGACATGAAGCTGCTGCTGCTATAACGATCTCTGGTaggaacacacagcaacacacccaTAAATGGAATGTACCTACTGATAGCTAGCctggataggagagagagagagagagagagagagagagagagagagagagagagatgttaattGCATTAAGCTCGAGAGGTGAGGGGAGGTTTAAGGTTGTCTAATGTACTGTATTATAAATTCATCTAACATTCTAATGATCGTAAAGACTATTAAATGGTTAGAGGTTGGAGGTCACTCTAGGAACAGAttagatacatacatacactaagtGTTTCTAAGCAGGTGCTGCAGATTAAAGAAAATGTTCAGGAGAAAGTACGCACACACTGCAATCTATGCTCTGATGTGGTTCATCTATCAAAGGTTGGAGACTTCAATGGGCAAGCTGCAGTTGCTATATGCATTATTGGACGTATACTTTAATGATATCTGCCCATTgatttttgaagaatataacttgtcTAAAAAAATGCCCATGAGCTTTCTTTAACTGTCGtatcccatcagaacccaaattaTATAAACTTGTTTTTTAAAGGCACAATGTAGTCAAAAAACACGTTTTATATATACTGTAATTCCACACTATGAGGGTGGAATAATGCTGTGAAAttttgaaaatgatgataatgcccttttaatgtaaggagctgtttgaaaagaccacctgaaatttcagcctgttttggtgggatagagttttggcctgcctggtgatatcaccaggcggtaaattagttaagaGACCtttaagaaagagagttccaaacttcTCAGTTTTCTCCGCCCTACTCAGACCacttccagacagtcctagctaaattcttgcttgaggaaatagctctttgctaagaagctattattgttactttttgaccattttaattgaaaacaatcacagtaaagtacttcactgttacccagaaatgatttgatattgcaataaaaacgtctgcattggacctttaatctaaacaaacaacatatttcctcaaaacatggttaaaactataatgttgatatcatagaCGGTCAGTCTTTTCATCCATAGCTCTATCTATGAACACTTCTCCAGTCCCATCCCTCAGATTTTTACCGAACCAGTGGCGGAGAAAACGCTTCGTTATTGTGTCAACTGTGGATTGCCACTGTAAGGGTTACAAGCATAGTCAACAAACCACATGGGGTCTGTGTCTCTTTTAAAGGTTAGAGGTCACCTCAGACTCACTGAGGCATTACTGACACACACATAAGGTTACAACGGTTACACGGAGAAAGAACATGGGTCAGACAGATGCTAAGGCTTATTGAACATCTTTCTAATCTAGCTCAGCCCATTGATAGTAGTCATCCACCTATACAGCAGATGTGTTTAAAGGTCATGGgtgtacctgtatttggggtgtgtTATGAGGATGGgtgtacctgtatttggggtgtgtTATGATGATGGatgtacctgtatttggggtgtgtTATGAGGATGGgtgtacctgtatttggggtgtgtGATGGTGATGGGTGTACCTGTAGTTGGGGTGTGTTATGAGGATGGgtgtacctgtatttggggtgtgtTATGATGATGGGTGTACCTGTATTTGTGGTGTGTTATGATGATGGgtgtacctgtatttggggtgtgtTATGATGATGGatgtacctgtatttggggtgtgtTATGAGGATGGgtgtacctgtatttggggtgtgtGATGGTGATGGGTGTACCTGTAGTTGGGGTGTGTTATAATGATGGatgtacctgtatttggggtgtgtTATGAGGATGGgtgtacctgtatttggggtaTGTGATGGTGATGGGTGTACCTGTAGTTGGGGTGTGTTTTGAGGATGGgtgtacctgtatttggggtgtgtTATGATGATGGgtgtacctgtatttggggtgtgtTATGAGGATGGgtgtacctgtatttggggtgtgtGATGGTGATGGgtgtacctgtatttggggtgtgtTATGAGGATGGagtacctgtatttggggtgtgtTATGATGATGGgtgtacctgtatttggggtgtgtTATGATGATGGgtgtacctgtatttggggtgtgtTATGATGATGGatgtacctgtatttggggtgtgtTATGAGGATGGgtgtacctgtatttggggtgtgtGATGGTGATGGGTGTACCTGTAGTTGGGGTGTGTTATGAGGATGGgtgtacctgtatttggggtgtgtGATGGTGATGGgtgtacctgtatttggggtgtgtTATGAGGATGGgtgtacctgtatttggggtgtgtTATGAGGATGGagtacctgtatttggggtgtgtTATGATGATGGgtgtacctgtatttggggtgtgtTATGATGATGGgtgtacctgtatttggggtgtgtTATGATGATGGatgtacctgtatttggggtgtgtTATGAGGATGGgtgtacctgtatttggggtgtgtGATGGTGATGGGTGTACCTGTAGTTGGGGTGTGTTATGAGGATGGgtgtacctgtatttggggtgtgtTATGAGGATGGagtacctgtatttggggtgtgtGAAGGTGATGGgtgtacctgtatttggggtgtgtGATGGTGATGGgtgtacctgtatttggggtgtgtTATGAGGATGGgtgtacctgtatttggggtgtgtTATGAGGATGGagtacctgtatttggggtgtgtTATGATGATGGgtgtacctgtatttggggtgtgtTATGATGATGGgtgtacctgtatttggggtgtgtTATGTTGATGGgtgtacctgtatttggggtgtgtTATGAGGATGGGTGTACGTGTATTTGGGGTGTGTTATGAGGATGGgtgtacctgtatttggggtgtgtgatggtgattggtgtacctgtatttggggtgtgtTATGAGGATGGgtgtacctgtatttggggtgtgtGATGGGTGTACCTGTAGTTGGGGTGTGTTATGATGATGGgtgtacctgtatttggggtgtgtTATGAGGATGGgtgtacctgtatttggggtgtgtGATGGTGATGGgtgtacctgtatttggggtgtgtTATGAGGATGGgtgtacctgtatttggggtgtgtGATGGTGATGGGTGTACCTGTAGTTGGGGTGTGTTATGATGATGGgtgtacctgtatttggggtgtgtTATAGCGTATATTATAGGGTTGTGGATGGCAGAGGCTTTAGCGATGGCAGCAGGAACAGAGTTCATATACGGAGTTAGCATGTCAGcatacctggagagagagagagaaatgactcAGAACAGCAGACTTCCTTACACAGTCTCCTTCAGCTGGGGCAGCCATACAGATGAGAGAGGGGGTACAATGATctgacacacacatcacacacaaacacacacacacacacacacacacacacacacacacacacacacacacacacacacacacacacacacacacacacacacacacacacacacaccatcctaccCTGCGAAGGCGGTGAGCGCGACACAGGAGTACGGAGCCCAGGAGATGACGTAGAGCAGGATGACGATGAGAGCGATCTTGGCCGTCTTCCACTCAGTCCTCATCTTATGCATGCTCTTCACTGAGTCCCTGGTGCCCTGGTTTATCTTACACACggccctacaacacacacacacccacacacacacacacaaaaacacacacatacacacacacacatttacatatgACCATTACTGACAGTGGTCATCAGTGAATTATCAGCAGAAAGTATGGCTCAATAATGTATAAGAGCATCAACATCAATACTGACACCACTCactcacccgtgatacaagtcagtattcaacgtccaCACGAACAACAACTTACAGATGCGCACAAACAACGACTACATCTCATCTGCCCAGACCcacatgctcacacccccattcctactgcctgcattattgtttgccacGTGGCTTTAAATTGTTCCAATTAGTTTTTCTCGGTCGGCCAtgctatttcaatatttcaataataaatctttcgatttttctattgtgtcaaCGATGGCAGATTGTTTGACTTCCAAGTTTTTAGCATACGTTTTTCAAGATGAGTGAAAAACATATACCATATACCATGTACCATATACCATGTACCATATACCATATACCATGTGCCATATATCATATACCATATACCATGTACCATGTGCCATATACCATATACCGTGTACCATATGCCATATACCATAATCCATGTGCCATATACCATATACCATGTACCATGTGCCATATACCATATACCATATGCCATCTGAATCCTGGCtaaggaagaccaccaaaaactctgaaatctccatctctaactacaacattttcagacaagatagaacggccaaagggggcggtgttgcaatctactactgcagagatagcctgcagagttctgtcctactatccaggtctgtacccaaacaattggaacttctacttttaaaaatccacctctctaaaaacaagtctctcaccgttaccgcctgctatagaccaccctctgcccccagctgtgctctggacaccatatgtgaactgattgccccccatctatcttcagagctcgtgctgctaggtgacctaaactgggacatgcttaacaccccagccatcctacaatttaagcttgatgccctcaatctcacacaaattatcaatgaacctaccaggtaccaccccaaagccgtaaccatgggcaccctcatagatatcatcctaaccaactttccctctaaatacacctctgctgttttcaaccacgatctcagcaatcactgcctcattgcccgcatctgtaatgggtcagcggtcaaacgacctccactcatcac harbors:
- the LOC106578925 gene encoding melanopsin-A, which codes for MSSRSTVKADSIPTQDPSLAPWNISSVSAHRLMELPPASTSVAMSVRWPFPTVDVPDHHHYTLGSVILAVGITGMVGNFLVMYAFCRSRSLRTPANMFIINLALTDFLMCVTQTPIFFINSMHNRWIFGEKACELYAFCGALFGMTSMITLLVIAVDRYFVITRPLASMGVMSRRRALYVMAAAWFYSMFWSLPPFFGWSAYVPEGLMTSCSWDYMTFTPSVRSYTMLLFIFVFFIPLFIIIYCYICIFIAVRSATRAVCKINQGTRDSVKSMHKMRTEWKTAKIALIVILLYVISWAPYSCVALTAFAGYADMLTPYMNSVPAAIAKASAIHNPIIYAITHPKYRLAISRYIPFMGVLLCVPTRDRYSSSSFMSSTRRSTLTSTTSDPGKTGKPRQSSLSDSESAFTDTEAQHSSRPASRQVSSDVTQLHPTFSQRSKGHCSLKVKGRDSGAFEKAASQSPSDPAVGRLQHVTTLTEPEDISMSEIVGLTNILPATLDDVREEKSSQGVSGRGSSTCLTDLIPAIVLTSTSSPSSISLLQRQGSRGNPANNSSKGAGLAVREPVDVVQLDNV